In the Euphorbia lathyris chromosome 5, ddEupLath1.1, whole genome shotgun sequence genome, one interval contains:
- the LOC136230706 gene encoding probable glycosyltransferase At5g03795, protein MTAGKLQLQASQSMCSLKGYLLTLATITLISFTCISINSLRSSSASSSFSTPLVSNSMREQPIFPLRPERNVDAEKELKEMEKSSDNELTDLHHSPRVFKLNYEEMERNFKVYIYPDGDPKTFYQTPRKLTGKYASEGYFFQNIREGRFRTEDPDQAHLFFIPISCHKMRGKGTSYENMTIIVQNYLDSLIAKYPYWNRTLGADHFFVTCHDVGVRATEGVPFLVKNAIRVVCSPSYDVGFIPHKDVALPQVLQPFALPAGGNDVENRTTLGFWAGHRNSRIRVILARVWENDTELDISNNRISRATGHLVYQKRFYGTKFCICPGGSQVNSARIADSIHYGCVPVILSNYYDLPFNDILDWRKFAVILKEQDVYKLKEVLKDISDVEFVALHKNLVEVQKHFQWNSPPIKYDAFHMVMYDLWLRRHVIKY, encoded by the exons ATGACGGCCGGAAAGCTCCAACTACAAGCTTCACAATCAATGTGTTCTCTAAAAGGCTACCTCCTTACTCTCGCTACCATAACCCTAATCTCCTTTACTTGTATATCTATCAATTCTCTTCGATCCTCCTCGGCATCCTCTTCCTTCTCTACTCCCCTGGTCTCGAATTCTATGCGGGAGCAGCCAATATTTCCTTTGCGGCCAGAGAGAAATGTAGATGCGGAGAAAGAGCTGAAAGAGATGGAGAAATCATCTGATAATGAGTTAACGGATCTGCACCACTCGCCGcgtgttttcaaattgaatTATGAGGAAATGGAGAGGAACTTCAAGGTTTATATATATCCCGACGGAGATCCTAAGACCTTCTATCAAACCCCTAGGAAATTAACTGGCAAGTATGCTAGCGAGGGCTATTTTTTCCAGAATATAAGGGAGGGTCGATTTAGGACTGAGGATCCGGATCAGGCTCATCTCTTCTTCATCCCGATCTCCTGCCACAAGATGCGAGGAAAG GGAACCTCTTATGAGAATATGACCATAATTGTCCAGAATTATTTGGATAGCTTAATAGCCAAATACCCATATTGGAACAGAACACTGGGTGCAGATCACTTCTTTGTCACCTGTCATGATGTTGGTGTAAGGGCAACCGAAGGTGTTCCATTTCTTGTAAAGAATGCAATTCGAGTTGTGTGCTCTCCAAGTTATGATGTTGGATTTATTCCCCATAAAGATGTTGCTCTTCCTCAAGTACTGCAGCCATTTGCGCTCCCAGCTGGTGGAAATGATGTAGAGAACAG GACAACACTTGGTTTTTGGGCTGGTCATAGAAATTCAAGGATTAGAGTTATTTTGGCTCGTGTTTGGGAGAATGATACAGAACTTGATATTTCAAACAACCGAATAAGTAGGGCCACTGGACATCTAGTGTACCAAAAGAGATTTTATGGTACTAAATTCTGCATATGCCCTGGTGGATCTCAGGTCAATAGTGCTCGTATAGCTGATTCCATCCACTATGGATGTGTTCCTG TGATATTATCGAACTACTATGACCTGCCATTTAATGACATTCTTGATTGGCGGAAATTTGCTGTCATTCTTAAGGAGCAAGACGTATACAAGCTGAAGGAAGTTTTGAAGGACATATCTGATGTTGAGTTTGTGGCACTACATAAGAATTTAGTTGAG GTCCAGAAGCACTTCCAGTGGAATTCACCTCCGATAAAATATGATGCATTCCACATGGTTATGTATGATCTCTGGTTGCGTCGCCATGTTATCAAATACTAA
- the LOC136230816 gene encoding non-functional NADPH-dependent codeinone reductase 2-like has product MPLFGMGTAASPRVPSQETKTAIIEAIKIGYRHFDTASFYLSEEPLGEAIAEALSLGLIQSRDELFITTKLWCADAHPHVVLPALRNSLKALHLDYVDLYLIHWPVSSSTPGIYEFPNKDSLVPMDFRGVWEAMENSQKLGLTKSIGVSNFSCKKLSDILAIAQIPPAVNQVEINPLWQQKKLIQFCKENGIVLTAYAPLGANGTMWGDNRVLSNQVLKEISISKGKSLPQICLRWVYEQGICVLVKSFNKERMKENMDIFNWTLSDEEHKKINQIPQIKGCRGEYFISNKGPIKTLEELWDGEI; this is encoded by the exons ATGCCATTGTTTGGGATGGGCACAGCTGCTTCACCTAGAGTACCTTCTCAGGAAACTAAAACCGCCATAATCGAAGCAATCAAGATCGGTTACAGACATTTTGATACTGCTTCTTTTTATCTATCTGAGGAACCATTGGGTGAAGCCATAGCTGAAGCATTATCTCTCGGCCTTATTCAATCCAGAGATGAACTCTTCATCACCACCAAGCTATGGTGCGCCGATGCTCATCCTCATGTTGTTCTTCCTGCTCTCCGCAACAGTCTCAAGGCCCTTCACTTGGATTACGTTGATCTTTACCTCATTCATTGGCCAGTCAGTTCTTCTACACCAGGAATCTATGAGTTTCCAAACAAGGATTCCTTAGTACCCATGGACTTCAGAGGTGTATGGGAAGCTATGGAAAACTCTCAGAAACTTGGTCTTACTAAATCTATAGGAGTCAGTAACTTCTCCTGTAAAAAGCTATCAGACATTCTTGCTATAGCACAGATCCCTCCTGCTGTTAATCAA GTGGAGATAAACCCACTATGGCAACAAAAGAAGCTGATTCAATTCTGCAAGGAAAACGGAATCGTATTGACTGCTTATGCACCTTTAGGAGCTAATGGAACCATGTGGGGCGACAACAGAGTTTTGAGTAATCAAGTTCTCAAAGAGATTTCAATTTCTAAAGGAAAATCTCTTCCACAG ATATGCCTGAGATGGGTATACGAGCAGGGAATATGTGTTTTGGTGAAAAGCTTCAATAAGGAAAGGATGAAAGAGAATATGGACATCTTCAACTGGACATTAAGTGATGAAGAACACAAGAAAATCAACCAGATTCCTCAGATTAAAGGATGCCGTGGCGAATATTTCATATCAAATAAAGGGCCTATCAAGACACTCGAGGAGTTGTGGGAtggtgaaatttga